A portion of the Hoplias malabaricus isolate fHopMal1 chromosome 1, fHopMal1.hap1, whole genome shotgun sequence genome contains these proteins:
- the LOC136709647 gene encoding solute carrier family 2, facilitated glucose transporter member 1: MAFEESQLTATLLTSVVAAVFGSLQIGYHTGNVNSPARIIEEFFNSTWKSRKNESMPDHSLTFLWSLSVSIKDFGALLGSLGVKCLADSYGRKNAILIANALSITGACLMFSSKMAESFEVLIVGRLVFGLFCGLVMSLNPLYIQGVSPINLRGAFATLNQVSFASGILLGMVVGLETVLGTDKYWALMLSLSLIPALLQYMILPFCPESPRYLFINRCKEKEAEAALTRLRRNSEKVMQEMEEMREEASHSEAGITVGEFFIKKRYRQPIILVLIINLGSQLSGFNAIINYSTKMFVKARFEEATYLTLGVGAINVAFTIVSFFLVERAGRRKLLLTGFLSVSVCNLLMTITDSMLDIAPDIRSIQVLVMFLLIAAYELGPGPISWFIAAELFDQPARPIAMAFTSMLNWGGKFLLALLFPPLLKLCGAYVYLIFMFVALIAFIYTMFRLPETKGRTFDDIAAEFRGAEGIPLHNKTTFNTFS, encoded by the exons ATGGCTTTTGAGGAG AGTCAGCTGACTGCAACTCTACTGACCTCTGTGGTTGCTGCGGTATTTGGCTCTCTGCAGATTGGCTATCACACCGGCAATGTTAACTCTCCAGCCAGA ATCATTGAGGAATTCTTCAACTCCACATGGAAATCGAGAAAAAATGAATCCATGCCAGACCACAGCCTCACCTTCCTGTGGTCTCTCTCAGTCAGTATCAAGGACTTTGGAGCCCTTTTGGGTTCACTAGGGGTCAAATGCCTTGCTGATTCATATGGGAG GAAGAATGCCATTCTCATCGCAAATGCTTTGTCAATAACGGGTGCCTGCCTGATGTTCAGCAGTAAGATGGCCGAATCTTTTGAAGTCCTCATTGTGGGCCGACTTGTTTTTGGCTTGTTCTGTGGGCTGGTGATGAGTCTAAACCCTCTGTACATACAAGGTGTCTCTCCAATTAACCTCCGTGGTGCATTTGCCACCCTCAACCAGGTTTCCTTTGCCTCTGGCATTCTGCTGGGCATG GTGGTGGGATTAGAAACAGTGCTGGGCACAGACAAGTACTGGGCACTGAtgctctctctgtccctcatcCCTGCCCTCCTCCAGTATATGATCCTGCCTTTCTGCCCTGAGAGCCCACGCTATCTCTTCATCAACCGCTGCAAAGAGAAAGAGGCAGAAGCTG CATTGACAAGGTTGAGGAGAAACTCTGAGAAGGTGATGCAGGAAATGGAGGAGATGAGAGAAGAAGCGTCCCACAGTGAAGCTGGAATAACTGTTGGAGAATTTTTCATAAAGAAACGATACAGACAACCCATAATCCTCGTCCTAATCATAAACCTGGGCAGCCAGTTATCAGGATTCAATGCG ATCATAAATTATTCAACTAAAATGTTTGTCAAGGCCAGATTTGAAGAAGCAACATATCTGACGCTGGGGGTGGGAGCCATTAATGTGGCATTCACCATTGTGTCT TTCTTCTTGGTGGAAAGAGCAGGACGCAGGAAGTTGCTTCTTACTGGCTTCCTGTCTGTGTCAGTTTGTAATTTACTCATGACCATCACAGACTCTATGCTG GACATTGCTCCAGACATCCGCAGCATTCAGGTACTGGTGATGTTTTTACTTATCGCAGCTTATGAGTTAGGTCCAGGGCCCATCTCTTGGTTCATTGCTGCTGAGCTCTTTGACCAGCCAGCCCGCCCCATCGCAATGGCCTTCACCAGCATGCTCAACTGGGGAGGAAAGTTCCTGCTAGCCCTGCTATTCCCTCCATTACTG AAACTGTGTGGGGCCTATGTCTACCTCATCTTCATGTTCGTGGCCTTGATAGCATTCATATACACAATGTTTCGCCTGCCAGAAACCAAGGGGCGGACTTTTGATGATATCGCTGCAGAATTCAGAGGAGCTGAGGGTATTCCACTGCACAACAAGACCACCTTTAATACTTTCTCCTGA